From a region of the Citricoccus muralis genome:
- a CDS encoding phosphatidylinositol-specific phospholipase C/glycerophosphodiester phosphodiesterase family protein, which yields MKSLLRTLGSGAAVALLLANPHAATPATADAPETTLGTPLAQAHAHNDYEHERPLLDALEHGFTSVEADIWLVDGELLVAHDSWELHDAPTLEEAYLEPLSELVSPNGKQLYPGYNGDFQLLIDIKSEGPATWAAIEDELAEHSQFVTRYKNGQVKDRAVEAVISGNRPLADMQAADTRYSAYDGRSADHGSGMDAEFMPLISENWTKLFTWQGMGEVPAAERERLHEYVEQAHADGYRVRFWATNDIAGQARENLWAELEAAGVDHINTDDLAGLQEFLGR from the coding sequence ATGAAGTCCCTCCTCCGCACCCTCGGTTCCGGCGCCGCCGTCGCGCTCCTGTTGGCCAACCCACACGCCGCCACCCCAGCGACCGCAGACGCTCCCGAGACCACGCTAGGCACCCCGCTGGCCCAGGCCCACGCCCACAACGACTACGAGCACGAGCGTCCGCTGCTGGACGCCCTGGAGCACGGCTTCACCTCCGTGGAGGCGGATATCTGGCTCGTGGACGGCGAGCTGCTCGTGGCCCACGACTCCTGGGAACTCCATGACGCCCCGACCCTGGAGGAGGCCTACCTCGAGCCGCTGTCCGAGCTGGTCTCGCCCAACGGCAAGCAGCTCTACCCCGGCTACAACGGAGACTTCCAGCTCCTGATCGACATCAAGAGCGAGGGCCCGGCCACCTGGGCCGCGATCGAGGACGAGCTCGCCGAGCACTCGCAGTTCGTCACCCGCTACAAGAACGGGCAGGTCAAGGACCGGGCGGTCGAGGCCGTCATCAGTGGCAACCGCCCGCTGGCGGACATGCAGGCCGCCGATACCCGCTACTCCGCCTACGACGGCCGGTCCGCGGACCACGGCTCCGGCATGGATGCGGAGTTCATGCCGCTGATCAGCGAGAACTGGACCAAGCTGTTCACATGGCAGGGCATGGGCGAGGTGCCGGCCGCGGAGCGTGAGCGCCTGCACGAGTACGTGGAGCAGGCCCACGCGGACGGCTACCGGGTCCGGTTCTGGGCCACGAACGACATCGCCGGACAGGCCCGTGAGAACCTCTGGGCGGAACTCGAGGCCGCCGGCGTGGACCACATCAACACCGACGACCTGGCCGGCCTCCAGGAGTTCCTCGGCCGCTGA
- a CDS encoding Fic family protein — MPHLSMDTVLSLGNARSALAALDNTARHLPNPQLLRQPTLRKEAQSTSALEGTYAPLSDVVTADVEHAATPEMREILNYVRMANHGYAAQATGRSLSTTLLNELQDVLMSGTPLDAESGRLRHSQVVIGRQEGAKPGALPIEAARFVPVPPGDQLAAGVDELMKWKASDHTGRIDPLIKAGMAHYQFETLHPYRDGNGRLGRYLIVMDLLGLGLLREPTLTVSPWFEARRTDYYDHLLRVSTDGDWDSFLRFFAQGLDQAAVSTHRQMLRLGAVQAELKDTVRSSTIRSESAHAMVDLATAQPTFTAAIAARELGLSTGGARKIIDQLVDVGVLQVLDPDSTYRRRYLAPRIVGVLLERDG; from the coding sequence ATGCCACATTTGTCCATGGACACCGTCCTGTCCTTGGGTAACGCCCGCTCTGCACTGGCCGCCTTGGACAACACGGCACGGCACCTGCCCAACCCACAATTGCTCCGCCAGCCGACACTGCGCAAGGAAGCACAGAGCACCTCGGCCTTGGAGGGCACCTACGCACCGCTGTCCGACGTCGTGACTGCCGACGTCGAGCATGCGGCCACTCCCGAGATGCGGGAGATCCTCAACTACGTGCGCATGGCCAACCACGGCTACGCAGCGCAGGCAACGGGACGTTCCCTGTCTACGACGTTGCTCAACGAGCTGCAGGACGTCCTGATGTCAGGCACGCCTCTCGACGCGGAATCCGGCCGCCTTCGGCACAGCCAGGTCGTCATCGGCAGGCAGGAAGGGGCGAAGCCAGGTGCGCTTCCCATCGAGGCTGCCCGGTTCGTTCCCGTTCCCCCGGGTGACCAGCTGGCCGCCGGCGTGGACGAGCTGATGAAGTGGAAAGCCTCCGACCACACCGGCAGGATTGATCCCCTCATCAAGGCCGGCATGGCCCACTACCAGTTCGAGACCCTCCATCCCTACAGGGACGGCAATGGGCGCTTGGGGCGGTATCTCATCGTCATGGACCTGCTGGGCTTGGGATTGCTCCGCGAGCCGACCCTGACGGTCTCCCCCTGGTTCGAAGCCCGCCGAACGGACTACTACGACCATCTGCTCCGCGTCAGCACCGACGGCGACTGGGATTCCTTCCTTCGGTTCTTCGCCCAGGGACTGGATCAGGCGGCGGTCTCGACCCACCGGCAGATGCTGCGCCTCGGCGCTGTCCAAGCCGAACTGAAGGACACCGTCCGGTCCTCCACCATCCGATCGGAAAGCGCCCACGCCATGGTCGACCTGGCCACCGCGCAACCTACCTTCACGGCGGCGATCGCAGCTCGCGAGCTGGGACTTTCCACTGGTGGAGCGCGCAAGATCATCGACCAACTCGTGGATGTGGGAGTCCTGCAGGTCCTCGACCCGGACAGCACCTACCGTCGCCGCTACCTTGCCCCCCGCATCGTGGGTGTTCTCCTCGAACGCGACGGATGA